The Enterobacter kobei genome has a segment encoding these proteins:
- a CDS encoding ATP-binding protein, whose translation MKRRLSFQVKLFLALVCFSCLLLVLLGTILFHFIDRQLHHDLGQRARVQASEIALMPGLAEKVAARDIPGIARLIQPLRAESDASYIVIGDTHEQHLYHSESPERINLPMIGGDNAEVLKGKTIISVRQGGIGVSLRSKAPIFNAQHQVIGIVSVGYLTSYIANINARILWQAGLYGIALLLLLFIFSWLFTRNLKKQMFRLEPKDIAQLVLQQRALLEAMYEGVFAVNEEKQLILINRAAREMLDIHRSEKDLIGKPLDEVLQTSPGFLTQRYASVSSGRHDQIAVLNQREVIVNRVAIEVEPGVESGWVYSFRDKNDINTLSSQLSQIKRYADNLRIMRHEQLNWTATLVGLLQMKHYDEAIRYIQVQSEGAQRVLDFVSAHFASPALCGLLLGKYVSAREKGVELQFDPACQLTRMPSRLSETELMSIIGNLLDNAVDATLTAPVPAPVELYISDRNLELLIEVADRGCGVDDALKPHIFRQGFSSKPDSENDIVGTEHGIGLFLVAGYINKAGGSIEIADNTPQGTIFSVFIPNGLKHDPCT comes from the coding sequence ATGAAACGCAGACTCTCTTTTCAGGTAAAGCTGTTTTTAGCGCTGGTGTGCTTCTCCTGCCTGCTGTTAGTGCTGCTGGGTACGATCCTGTTTCATTTTATTGACCGGCAGCTCCATCACGATCTCGGCCAGCGCGCCCGGGTTCAGGCCAGTGAGATTGCGCTGATGCCGGGTCTGGCGGAAAAGGTGGCGGCCAGAGATATCCCCGGCATCGCCCGGTTAATTCAGCCGCTGCGTGCCGAAAGTGACGCCAGCTATATTGTGATTGGCGATACCCACGAGCAGCATCTTTATCATTCGGAATCCCCGGAGCGCATTAATTTACCGATGATCGGCGGTGATAATGCCGAAGTACTCAAGGGCAAAACCATTATTTCCGTGCGTCAGGGCGGGATTGGGGTTTCGCTGCGCAGCAAAGCGCCCATCTTCAATGCACAGCATCAGGTGATTGGCATTGTCTCGGTCGGCTATCTGACTTCGTATATCGCCAACATTAACGCCCGCATTCTCTGGCAGGCCGGTTTATACGGGATTGCCCTTCTGCTGCTGCTGTTTATTTTCTCTTGGCTGTTTACCCGCAACCTTAAAAAACAGATGTTCAGACTTGAGCCGAAAGATATTGCCCAGCTGGTTTTGCAGCAAAGGGCGCTGTTAGAAGCCATGTATGAAGGGGTATTTGCCGTCAATGAAGAGAAGCAACTGATTTTAATTAACCGCGCGGCACGAGAAATGCTGGATATTCATCGGAGTGAAAAAGATCTTATCGGCAAGCCGCTGGACGAGGTTCTGCAAACCTCGCCGGGGTTTTTAACACAGCGCTACGCCTCGGTGAGCAGCGGCCGCCACGACCAGATTGCGGTACTTAACCAGCGCGAGGTCATCGTCAACCGCGTGGCGATTGAGGTCGAGCCTGGCGTTGAAAGCGGCTGGGTATACAGCTTTCGCGACAAAAACGACATTAATACCCTCAGCAGCCAGCTCAGCCAGATCAAACGCTATGCCGACAACCTGCGCATTATGCGCCACGAACAGCTGAACTGGACCGCGACGCTGGTGGGGTTGTTGCAGATGAAACACTATGACGAAGCGATCCGCTATATCCAGGTGCAGTCGGAAGGCGCACAGCGCGTGCTGGACTTCGTGTCGGCCCATTTTGCCTCTCCGGCCTTATGCGGGCTGCTGCTCGGGAAATATGTCAGCGCACGGGAAAAAGGGGTTGAGCTACAGTTTGATCCCGCATGCCAGCTCACCCGCATGCCGTCCCGCCTCAGTGAAACGGAGCTGATGTCCATTATTGGTAATTTGCTGGATAACGCCGTGGATGCGACCCTCACCGCACCGGTCCCCGCGCCGGTAGAACTCTATATTTCCGATCGCAACCTGGAGCTGCTGATTGAGGTGGCCGACCGGGGCTGCGGGGTGGATGATGCGCTGAAGCCGCATATCTTTCGACAGGGATTCAGCAGCAAGCCGGACAGTGAAAACGACATTGTGGGTACCGAGCACGGTATCGGCCTGTTTCTGGTGGCAGGCTATATCAACAAAGCGGGCGGCAGCATTGAGATTGCCGACAATACGCCGCAGGGCACGATTTTCTCTGTATTTATTCCGAATGGGCTAAAGCATGACCCATGCACTTGA